From Streptomyces griseorubiginosus, one genomic window encodes:
- a CDS encoding sugar ABC transporter substrate-binding protein: MPGRTVGKRNTLRRLGAVAVAAGASLVLAACGSTKDTAGSSSEGGGGTGKVGVVLPLLTSPFWQSYNDYVPKMAKSEGVDALKTVNSNSDPSQQITDINNELNQGVKGLVVAPLDSAAIEAGLDQAERKGVPVVAVDVAPDKGKVAMVVRANNVSYGEKACQYLGEHITSGKVVQIMGDLASVNGRDRSEAFRACVKKNFPKLKVLEIPAKWESDTAASQLSTLLNANPDLKGIYMQAGGVYLAPTLQTLKSKGMLKKAGTAGHIAIVSNDGIPQEYDAIRKGEIDATVSQPADLYAKYGMYYIKAAMQGKTFEPGPTDHDSTIVKLPSGILEDQLPAPLVTKDNVDDPKLWGNTVK; the protein is encoded by the coding sequence ATGCCAGGGAGAACAGTGGGGAAGCGGAACACGCTGCGCAGGCTCGGGGCGGTGGCCGTGGCCGCCGGCGCCTCGCTCGTGCTCGCCGCGTGCGGCAGCACCAAGGACACCGCAGGCAGCAGCAGCGAGGGAGGCGGCGGCACCGGCAAGGTGGGCGTGGTCCTGCCGCTGCTGACCTCGCCGTTCTGGCAGTCGTACAACGACTACGTGCCCAAGATGGCCAAGTCCGAGGGCGTGGACGCGCTGAAGACGGTCAACTCCAACAGCGACCCCTCCCAGCAGATCACCGACATCAACAACGAGCTCAACCAGGGTGTGAAGGGGCTGGTCGTCGCCCCGCTGGACAGCGCCGCTATCGAGGCCGGCCTCGACCAGGCCGAACGCAAGGGCGTCCCGGTCGTCGCGGTCGACGTGGCCCCCGACAAGGGCAAGGTCGCCATGGTCGTACGGGCGAACAACGTGTCGTACGGCGAGAAGGCCTGCCAGTACCTCGGGGAGCACATCACCTCCGGCAAGGTCGTGCAGATCATGGGCGACCTGGCCTCCGTCAACGGCCGCGACCGCTCCGAGGCCTTCCGGGCCTGCGTGAAGAAGAACTTCCCGAAGCTGAAGGTCCTGGAGATCCCCGCCAAGTGGGAGTCCGACACCGCCGCCTCGCAGCTGAGCACCCTGCTGAACGCCAACCCCGACCTCAAGGGCATCTACATGCAGGCCGGCGGGGTGTACCTCGCGCCGACCCTCCAGACCCTCAAGTCCAAGGGGATGCTGAAGAAGGCCGGCACCGCGGGCCACATCGCCATCGTCTCCAACGACGGCATCCCGCAGGAGTACGACGCCATCCGCAAGGGCGAGATCGACGCGACCGTCTCCCAGCCCGCCGACCTGTACGCCAAGTACGGCATGTACTACATCAAGGCGGCGATGCAGGGGAAGACCTTCGAGCCCGGCCCGACCGACCACGACTCCACGATCGTCAAGCTGCCCAGCGGCATCCTCGAGGACCAGCTGCCCGCGCCCCTGGTCACCAAGGACAACGTCGACGACCCGAAGCTGTGGGGCAACACGGTCAAATGA
- a CDS encoding FadR/GntR family transcriptional regulator: MDETAPQKGTVTQRAIEQIKAMIGEGRLEPGERLPTERDLAVQLGISRSSMREAIRALTVLGVLEARHGSGIYVTQLEAGDLLETFGVVADLSRGPRLVELLEVRRILESTATALAAARITPDQLAEVEKHLTAMNATDDPEEIIAHDLAFHREIAAAAGNDTMAAILDGLSSRTFRARVWRGYQEEGAFERTRREHAAIHRALLAHDPEAARAAAAAHVGEVEQWLRAQLGA, translated from the coding sequence GTGGACGAGACAGCCCCGCAGAAGGGCACCGTGACGCAGCGCGCCATCGAGCAGATCAAGGCGATGATCGGCGAGGGCCGGCTGGAGCCGGGCGAGCGGCTGCCGACCGAGCGGGATCTGGCGGTCCAGCTGGGCATCTCGCGCAGTTCGATGCGGGAGGCGATCCGCGCGCTGACGGTCCTGGGCGTGCTGGAGGCCCGGCACGGTTCGGGCATCTACGTGACCCAGCTGGAGGCCGGCGACCTGCTGGAGACCTTCGGGGTGGTCGCGGATCTGTCCCGGGGGCCGCGTCTGGTGGAGCTCCTGGAGGTGCGCCGCATCCTGGAGTCGACGGCGACCGCTCTGGCGGCCGCCCGGATCACCCCCGACCAGCTGGCCGAGGTGGAGAAGCACCTCACGGCGATGAACGCCACCGACGATCCGGAGGAGATCATCGCCCACGACCTGGCCTTCCACCGCGAGATCGCGGCGGCGGCCGGGAACGACACGATGGCCGCGATCCTGGACGGCCTGTCCTCCCGCACCTTCCGGGCCCGGGTGTGGCGCGGCTACCAGGAGGAGGGCGCCTTCGAACGGACCAGGCGGGAGCACGCGGCCATCCACCGCGCACTGCTCGCCCACGACCCGGAGGCGGCCCGGGCGGCGGCGGCCGCGCATGTCGGCGAGGTCGAGCAGTGGCTGCGGGCGCAGCTCGGGGCGTGA